A DNA window from Hevea brasiliensis isolate MT/VB/25A 57/8 chromosome 2, ASM3005281v1, whole genome shotgun sequence contains the following coding sequences:
- the LOC110647312 gene encoding WAT1-related protein At3g28050 isoform X1, producing the protein MWGIGVTAAMVITEFTEVGISIILKAAMTRGLSQFVYIVYSNALAIPILLPSSFILYRKRPLPQLTVSILFRIFLLALVSCAVQLFMFTGMRYSSPVLSTAMNDLTPAFTFLLAIISSMEKLDFRLQGSQAKSIGTILSVAGALIVTLYKGQPLTGVPSQNNLIHESLQLFPSNWVFGGILCAAGTLCLALLFIVQTWILKDYPSELMITLICCIFMTVLSASVSLFAERDPNAWILKPDIELIAIGSSAVFSVSLRNVVHTWACGEKGPLYTAMFKPLGMIIAIFLGISFLGDTLYLGSVIGGIVIALGFYTVIWGKAQEEERMGEEKGISKFESNSHKVPLLENRSVDV; encoded by the exons ATGTGGGGAATCGGAGTAACAGCAGCTATGGTGATCACAGAGTTCACCGAGGTAGGCATAAGCATTATCTTGAAAGCAGCCATGACCAGAGGCTTGAGTCAATTTGTCTATATAGTTTACTCAAATGCCTTAGCCATCCCTATCCTTCTTCCCTCTTCCTTCATCTTGTACAG GAAAAGACCTCTCCCCCAACTTACTGTGTCCATCCTCTTCAGAATCTTCCTTCTGGCTCTTGTGAG TTGTGCTGTTCAGTTGTTTATGTTCACTGGGATGAGGTATAGCTCTCCAGTTCTTTCCACAGCGATGAATGATCTCACACCTGCTTTCACTTTTTTGTTAGCCATAATCTCCAG TATGGAAAAGCTAGACTTCAGGTTACAAGGGAGCCAGGCCAAGTCTATTGGCACGATTTTATCAGTTGCAGGAGCCTTAATTGTGACTTTGTACAAAGGCCAGCCACTGACAGGTGTTCCATCACAAAATAACCTAATTCATGAGTCCCTGCAACTGTTCCCATCGAACTGGGTTTTTGGAGGAATTCTCTGTGCAGCTGGAACATTGTGCTTAGCTCTATTATTCATTGTCCAG ACTTGGATTCTTAAGGACTACCCTTCAGAGTTGATGATAACACTCATATGTTGCATCTTTATGACCGTGTTATCTGCTTCAGTCTCTCTATTTGCAGAGAGAGACCCAAATGCTTGGATACTAAAGCCTGATATTGAGTTGATAGCTATTGGCTCTTCA GCAGTTTTTTCAGTATCACTTCGCAATGTAGTTCATACGTGGGCTTGTGGCGAGAAAGGGCCTCTCTACACGGCCATGTTTAAACCACTTGGGATGATCATTGCAATTTTCTTGGGGATCTCTTTTCTTGGGGATACTCTTTATCTTGGAAG TGTAATTGGAGGGATTGTTATTGCTCTTGGATTTTACACGGTGATATGGGGAAAAgcccaagaagaagaaaggatgGGTGAAGAGAAAGGAATTTCCAAATTTGAGTCAAACTCTCATAAAGTCCCTCTCCTGGAAAACAGAAGTGTGGATGTGTAG
- the LOC110647312 gene encoding WAT1-related protein At5g40230 isoform X2: MWGIGVTAAMVITEFTEVLYINIVSGKDLSPNLLCPSSSESSFWLFCAVQLFMFTGMRYSSPVLSTAMNDLTPAFTFLLAIISSMEKLDFRLQGSQAKSIGTILSVAGALIVTLYKGQPLTGVPSQNNLIHESLQLFPSNWVFGGILCAAGTLCLALLFIVQTWILKDYPSELMITLICCIFMTVLSASVSLFAERDPNAWILKPDIELIAIGSSAVFSVSLRNVVHTWACGEKGPLYTAMFKPLGMIIAIFLGISFLGDTLYLGSVIGGIVIALGFYTVIWGKAQEEERMGEEKGISKFESNSHKVPLLENRSVDV; encoded by the exons ATGTGGGGAATCGGAGTAACAGCAGCTATGGTGATCACAGAGTTCACCGAG gtattatatataaatattgttTCAGGAAAAGACCTCTCCCCCAACTTACTGTGTCCATCCTCTTCAGAATCTTCCTTCTGGCTCTT TTGTGCTGTTCAGTTGTTTATGTTCACTGGGATGAGGTATAGCTCTCCAGTTCTTTCCACAGCGATGAATGATCTCACACCTGCTTTCACTTTTTTGTTAGCCATAATCTCCAG TATGGAAAAGCTAGACTTCAGGTTACAAGGGAGCCAGGCCAAGTCTATTGGCACGATTTTATCAGTTGCAGGAGCCTTAATTGTGACTTTGTACAAAGGCCAGCCACTGACAGGTGTTCCATCACAAAATAACCTAATTCATGAGTCCCTGCAACTGTTCCCATCGAACTGGGTTTTTGGAGGAATTCTCTGTGCAGCTGGAACATTGTGCTTAGCTCTATTATTCATTGTCCAG ACTTGGATTCTTAAGGACTACCCTTCAGAGTTGATGATAACACTCATATGTTGCATCTTTATGACCGTGTTATCTGCTTCAGTCTCTCTATTTGCAGAGAGAGACCCAAATGCTTGGATACTAAAGCCTGATATTGAGTTGATAGCTATTGGCTCTTCA GCAGTTTTTTCAGTATCACTTCGCAATGTAGTTCATACGTGGGCTTGTGGCGAGAAAGGGCCTCTCTACACGGCCATGTTTAAACCACTTGGGATGATCATTGCAATTTTCTTGGGGATCTCTTTTCTTGGGGATACTCTTTATCTTGGAAG TGTAATTGGAGGGATTGTTATTGCTCTTGGATTTTACACGGTGATATGGGGAAAAgcccaagaagaagaaaggatgGGTGAAGAGAAAGGAATTTCCAAATTTGAGTCAAACTCTCATAAAGTCCCTCTCCTGGAAAACAGAAGTGTGGATGTGTAG